One Phocaeicola dorei genomic region harbors:
- a CDS encoding AraC family transcriptional regulator has protein sequence MERLDVFDCSNVLIASYFTDDRGCAHENREHTLIYLCSGELEIEERGKKTVLHPGDCAFMRRDNRMWLQKKVEDGKPYRSVVLKFSRPFLREFYQTLNRQQIPNDSEREKVSLRVLPSNRLDIRSLFESVIPYFDAGEKPSEDVLKLKMVEGIYVLLNTDRNLYASLFDFVEPWKIDILDYLNENYMCDLSLEEIASYTGRSLATFKRDFAKVSNLTPQKWIIKRRLEAAHGLIKSGKKKVTEACFDVGFKNLSHFSKIYKEAYGVAPSW, from the coding sequence ATGGAACGATTAGATGTATTCGATTGCTCGAACGTGCTTATAGCGAGTTATTTCACCGATGACCGGGGATGCGCCCACGAAAACAGGGAGCATACGCTTATTTATTTGTGCTCCGGTGAGTTGGAGATAGAGGAACGTGGTAAGAAAACCGTGTTGCATCCGGGGGATTGTGCTTTCATGCGGCGCGATAACCGGATGTGGTTGCAGAAAAAGGTAGAGGACGGAAAGCCTTACCGTTCTGTCGTACTGAAGTTCTCAAGACCGTTTCTAAGAGAATTTTACCAGACGCTTAACCGGCAACAGATTCCGAACGACTCCGAACGTGAGAAGGTAAGCCTGCGCGTGTTGCCCAGTAACAGGCTTGATATCCGTTCGCTGTTCGAATCGGTCATACCCTATTTCGATGCAGGCGAAAAACCGTCCGAAGACGTACTGAAGCTGAAAATGGTAGAAGGGATATATGTACTGCTTAATACAGACCGGAATCTCTATGCGTCGCTGTTCGACTTCGTGGAGCCGTGGAAAATCGACATTCTCGACTATCTGAACGAGAACTACATGTGTGATCTCTCTCTGGAGGAAATCGCCAGTTACACGGGACGCAGCCTGGCTACCTTCAAGCGGGACTTTGCCAAAGTCAGCAACCTGACACCGCAAAAGTGGATTATCAAACGTCGTCTGGAAGCCGCGCACGGCCTGATAAAATCAGGCAAGAAGAAAGTGACGGAAGCCTGCTTCGATGTGGGTTTCAAGAACCTGTCGCATTTCTCCAAGATATACAAGGAGGCTTATGGTGTCGCTCCTTCATGGTAA
- a CDS encoding SDR family oxidoreductase: protein MKKEVMILTGAGQIGMAIARRMGYGKKIVVGDLNPESTEAVCRILNEAGFDAVPVEMNLSSRESILNLIAVARKHGEISMLVNTAGVSPSQASIETILKVDLYGTAVLLEEVGKVIKENGVGVTISSQSGHRMPALTIEEDMLLATTPAEELLSLDMLQPDSIKDTLHAYQMAKRCNVKRVMAEAVKWGERGARINSISPGIIVTPLAIDEFNGQRGDFYKNMFAKCPAGRPGTADEVANVAELLMSDRGAFITGADFLIDGGATASYFYGPLKP from the coding sequence ATGAAGAAAGAAGTAATGATATTGACCGGTGCCGGTCAGATAGGAATGGCGATAGCCCGCCGTATGGGATATGGGAAAAAGATCGTTGTCGGAGACCTGAACCCGGAGAGTACCGAGGCTGTTTGCCGTATATTGAATGAGGCGGGATTTGATGCAGTACCCGTCGAAATGAATCTCTCTTCAAGGGAGTCCATTTTGAACTTGATTGCGGTTGCACGGAAACATGGTGAAATTTCAATGCTCGTCAATACGGCGGGCGTATCACCGAGTCAGGCTTCCATCGAAACGATTCTGAAAGTCGATCTGTACGGAACGGCTGTCCTGCTCGAAGAAGTTGGGAAGGTTATTAAAGAAAACGGTGTCGGGGTAACGATTTCCAGCCAGTCAGGGCATCGGATGCCCGCACTGACCATCGAGGAGGATATGCTACTGGCCACGACTCCTGCCGAAGAATTGCTCTCGCTCGACATGCTGCAACCGGATAGTATCAAGGATACGTTACACGCTTACCAGATGGCCAAGCGTTGTAACGTGAAACGTGTAATGGCCGAAGCTGTGAAATGGGGCGAGCGCGGGGCAAGAATCAACTCCATTTCACCTGGTATCATTGTAACTCCCTTGGCTATCGACGAGTTCAACGGGCAGCGAGGTGATTTTTACAAAAACATGTTCGCCAAATGTCCGGCAGGACGCCCCGGAACCGCGGACGAGGTTGCCAATGTTGCCGAACTACTTATGAGCGACAGAGGGGCATTTATCACGGGAGCGGACTTTCTGATCGACGGCGGTGCTACGGCATCGTACTTTTATGGCCCGTTGAAACCGTAA
- a CDS encoding MalY/PatB family protein, producing MKYDFDTIIPRRGTNSYKWDTPEEENVLPMWVADMDFRTAPTIVEALQRRVAHGIFGYTKVPETYYDAVVRWFENRHRWRIDPRWIIYTSGVVPALSAIIKALTVPGDKVIVQTPAYNCFYSSIRNDGCELSANNLIYRDGRYSIDFDDLEAKVADPKAKILLLCNPHNPVGRVWTPEELRHIGDICLRNGVFVVADEIHCELTYEGYDYTPFASLSKRFQQNSVTCVSPSKAFNLAGLQIANIIAADDDVRRRIDRAININEVCDVNPFGVIATISSYNEGGEWLDALRKYLRRNYEYLCHFFEQRLPQYPVLPLEGTYLVWIDCRALGIGSDATTLRLQEEQKLMINSGTMYGPGGEGFIRLNIACPRTLLVEGLERMARVLEQNEE from the coding sequence ATGAAATACGATTTCGATACGATTATCCCGCGTCGCGGGACGAACTCTTACAAATGGGACACTCCTGAGGAGGAAAATGTGCTGCCCATGTGGGTGGCGGATATGGATTTCCGTACTGCACCGACCATTGTAGAAGCCTTGCAAAGGCGGGTTGCACACGGCATTTTCGGTTATACCAAAGTACCCGAAACCTATTACGATGCAGTCGTCCGGTGGTTCGAGAACCGTCATCGTTGGCGGATAGATCCCCGGTGGATTATCTATACAAGCGGTGTCGTACCGGCTCTGTCGGCCATTATCAAAGCCCTGACCGTACCGGGCGACAAGGTAATCGTCCAGACTCCGGCATACAACTGCTTCTATTCGTCGATTCGCAACGACGGATGCGAACTGTCGGCCAATAACCTCATTTACCGAGATGGTCGCTACTCAATCGACTTCGACGACCTCGAAGCAAAGGTGGCTGATCCGAAGGCGAAAATCCTATTACTATGTAATCCTCACAATCCGGTCGGACGGGTCTGGACGCCGGAAGAGCTGCGGCATATCGGAGACATCTGTTTGCGCAACGGAGTGTTTGTTGTGGCAGATGAAATTCATTGCGAACTGACCTATGAGGGGTATGACTATACTCCTTTTGCTTCCCTGTCTAAACGCTTCCAACAAAATTCCGTGACTTGCGTTTCACCGAGTAAGGCATTCAATCTTGCCGGACTGCAAATTGCCAATATCATTGCGGCCGATGATGATGTACGTCGTCGTATTGACCGCGCCATCAACATCAATGAAGTGTGCGATGTCAACCCGTTCGGCGTAATCGCTACAATCTCCTCTTATAACGAGGGTGGAGAGTGGCTCGATGCTTTGCGCAAATACTTGCGTAGGAATTACGAATATCTCTGCCACTTTTTTGAGCAGCGGTTACCGCAATATCCCGTGTTACCACTCGAAGGAACTTACTTAGTATGGATAGACTGCCGAGCACTCGGTATCGGTTCGGATGCTACGACCTTGCGCCTGCAAGAGGAACAAAAACTGATGATCAATTCAGGTACGATGTACGGACCCGGCGGCGAGGGATTTATCCGTCTGAATATTGCTTGCCCCCGAACACTGCTTGTTGAAGGGTTGGAGCGGATGGCCCGTGTGCTGGAACAAAATGAAGAATAA